The following coding sequences are from one Phycisphaerales bacterium window:
- a CDS encoding type II secretion system protein: MVRNATARRTRRRAFSLLELMLVVAIMGILMAVVGFNVLGSGERAKKRATEATLKNVQTALKAYHLEQSAFPPDLQLLITTKHLDNVKLADGWGTALIYNPTAASTAPDVDQPYQLGSAGADKNPGTADDISVWTINR; the protein is encoded by the coding sequence ATGGTCCGGAATGCAACCGCCCGTCGTACACGCCGCCGCGCCTTCTCGCTGCTGGAGCTGATGCTCGTCGTGGCGATCATGGGCATCCTTATGGCGGTGGTGGGGTTCAACGTGCTGGGCTCGGGCGAGCGAGCCAAGAAGCGGGCGACGGAGGCAACGCTGAAGAACGTGCAGACGGCGCTGAAGGCGTACCACCTCGAGCAGAGCGCCTTCCCGCCGGACCTGCAACTGCTGATCACCACCAAGCACCTGGACAACGTAAAACTGGCGGACGGCTGGGGCACCGCCCTCATCTACAACCCCACGGCTGCGTCCACTGCCCCCGACGTTGACCAGCCCTATCAGCTTGGCTCGGCCGGCGCGGACAAAAACCCCGGAACCGCCGACGACATCAGCGTCTGGACGATCAATCGCTGA
- a CDS encoding LysR substrate-binding domain-containing protein → MELTPLRYFIAIATAGHMTRAARALGVTQPALSAALRKLEAEVGAELLHRTGRGVELTEAGRVFLAAAEDTVRRAEGAVRAVREVVGLERGSIRVGGGATATTYLLPRVVSAVRAAHPGLRFYVREAGSRAVATAVLAGELDLGIVTLPLEQAVARELVVVPLVEDELRLIVPAKHALAGKRQFKWQDLAGEGVVAFEAGTAVREMIDRASAAAGVSLNVVMELRSIESIKQMVAAGIGVGFVSRFGLREGEGLTCRDERLARRLAIVRRADRAASAAVAAFERAVRSAKAPR, encoded by the coding sequence GTGGAACTGACGCCGCTCCGCTACTTCATCGCGATCGCGACCGCCGGGCACATGACGCGAGCGGCGCGGGCGCTGGGTGTGACGCAGCCGGCGTTGTCTGCGGCGCTGAGGAAGCTGGAGGCGGAGGTAGGCGCGGAGCTGCTGCACCGCACGGGGCGCGGCGTCGAGCTGACGGAGGCGGGGCGGGTGTTCCTCGCGGCGGCGGAGGACACGGTGCGTCGGGCCGAGGGCGCCGTGCGGGCGGTGCGCGAGGTGGTTGGGCTGGAGCGCGGGTCGATCCGCGTGGGTGGCGGTGCGACGGCGACGACGTACCTGTTACCAAGGGTGGTGAGCGCGGTGCGGGCAGCGCACCCGGGGCTGCGGTTCTACGTGCGCGAGGCGGGGTCGCGGGCGGTAGCTACGGCGGTATTGGCCGGGGAGCTGGACCTGGGGATTGTCACGCTGCCGCTGGAGCAGGCGGTGGCGCGGGAGCTGGTGGTCGTGCCGCTGGTGGAGGACGAGCTGCGGCTGATCGTGCCGGCGAAGCACGCGCTCGCGGGCAAGCGGCAGTTCAAGTGGCAGGACCTCGCGGGCGAGGGCGTGGTGGCGTTCGAGGCGGGCACGGCGGTGCGCGAGATGATCGACCGCGCGAGCGCCGCCGCGGGGGTGTCGCTGAACGTGGTGATGGAGCTGCGATCGATCGAGTCGATCAAGCAGATGGTGGCCGCGGGGATCGGTGTGGGGTTCGTGTCGCGGTTCGGGCTGCGCGAGGGCGAGGGGCTGACGTGCCGCGATGAGCGGCTGGCGCGCCGGCTGGCGATCGTGCGGCGGGCGGACCGGGCGGCGAGCGCGGCGGTGGCGGCGTTCGAACGGGCGGTGCGGAGCGCGAAGGCGCCGAGGTGA
- a CDS encoding DegT/DnrJ/EryC1/StrS family aminotransferase — protein sequence MSAIEIPLSRPDITDLEEQLVLKVLRSGRLAMGPLTEQFETLVATAADCRYGVAVSSGTCGLHLALLALNIRPGDEIITTPFSFIASSNVILMVGAKPVFVDICPKSLNMDPRALEAAITPRTRAILAVETFGNPMHMDQYAAIAARHEIPLIEDCCEALGATHKRRPAGHFGRVGVFGFYPNKQITTGEGGMIVTDDQRLAEMCRSLRNQGRALGFRGGAGASEATVGGKPTGSWLHHERLGYNYRMSEVNAAIGVGQMRRLDEIIAKRQKVAQMYMDRLGGHPHLILPTVDEESEMSWFVYVVRLEPSYTGEERDRIIRGLRTNDIGASDYFPCIHLQPFYQEQFGFRPGMFPIAESVSQRTIALPFFNDMTARQVDAVASTLELLIKKENLTRA from the coding sequence ATGTCCGCCATCGAAATCCCCCTCTCCCGCCCCGACATCACCGACCTCGAGGAGCAGCTCGTCCTCAAGGTGCTCCGCTCCGGGCGCCTGGCCATGGGCCCGCTCACCGAGCAGTTTGAGACCCTCGTCGCCACCGCCGCGGACTGCCGCTACGGCGTCGCCGTGTCCTCGGGCACCTGCGGCCTGCACCTCGCGCTGCTGGCCCTCAACATCCGCCCGGGCGACGAGATCATCACCACGCCCTTTTCTTTCATCGCCTCGTCCAACGTCATCCTGATGGTCGGCGCCAAGCCTGTGTTCGTGGACATCTGCCCCAAGAGCCTCAACATGGACCCCAGGGCGCTCGAGGCCGCCATCACACCGCGCACCCGGGCCATTCTCGCGGTCGAGACCTTCGGCAACCCGATGCACATGGACCAGTACGCGGCCATCGCGGCCCGCCACGAGATCCCGCTCATCGAGGACTGCTGCGAGGCCCTGGGCGCCACCCACAAGCGCCGCCCCGCCGGCCACTTCGGGCGCGTCGGCGTCTTCGGCTTCTACCCCAATAAGCAGATCACCACCGGCGAGGGCGGCATGATCGTCACCGACGACCAGCGCCTCGCCGAGATGTGCCGCTCCCTCCGCAACCAGGGGCGCGCCCTGGGCTTCCGCGGCGGCGCGGGCGCGAGCGAGGCAACTGTCGGCGGCAAGCCCACCGGGTCCTGGCTCCACCACGAACGACTTGGTTACAACTACCGCATGAGCGAGGTCAACGCCGCCATCGGCGTCGGCCAGATGCGACGCCTGGACGAGATCATCGCCAAGCGCCAGAAGGTCGCGCAGATGTACATGGACCGCCTCGGCGGCCACCCCCACCTCATCCTCCCCACCGTCGACGAAGAGAGCGAGATGAGCTGGTTCGTCTACGTCGTCCGCCTTGAGCCCAGCTACACCGGCGAAGAGCGCGACCGCATCATCCGCGGCCTGCGCACCAACGACATCGGCGCCTCCGACTACTTCCCCTGCATCCACCTCCAGCCCTTTTACCAGGAGCAGTTCGGCTTCCGCCCCGGCATGTTCCCCATCGCCGAGAGCGTCAGCCAGCGCACCATCGCCCTGCCGTTCTTCAACGACATGACCGCCCGACAGGTCGACGCGGTCGCCAGCACGCTGGAGCTGCTGATCAAGAAGGAAAATCTGACCCGGGCGTGA
- a CDS encoding C2 family cysteine protease — MREELRVLDKALMSVERLLNGTSGHPFEQLEGRALMSGDALGLGDLADQPRLARPVEVAPARSWGLGILALQGGMHGARPSVGLLMPVVTSITGTASSVVLKWSGVDATATAVMVQRSSDGVTWTSFAVSKAAVGYTDTTVSPGAGYFYRVFVKGPASSIASKAMTVKAALSTPVASASVSGSTATVTWSDTNPKTVSYQVYRSKDGVNFALVKNVAAGAAKSFSESISAGSTFTYRVRAVYQTKVSADSPKVVAKNAAPVSTATIAWRYGTELVITSPASDTISVAQSGGALAVTIGGVTTTLTMPKSLFIYDRGGTDTISVASSVTVRTTITALSGAATKVSSSGNNVSVWLDSTDTFAGSGNVHWVSSFAGGVSKAVGASLANPADSDAVFKVSASLWGAAPTPDDINQGAVGDCYFLAPLAGLALENPAGLMETAVDMGDGTYVVQMYKNGVPQFIRVNSEMPKGPWSGYMYAHPGASGAVWGAVLEKAWAYARTGANTYASTSSGWMEESFRALGFKATSFSVYTTESAFYSMVSSSLGAGQTVTIATETTSTLLVGGHAYTVVGAYMDAGKSYYQVRNPWGVAGTDYEGKTGYAVLSFDQVKSECYAGVRVA, encoded by the coding sequence ATGCGGGAGGAACTTCGCGTGCTGGACAAGGCCCTGATGAGCGTGGAACGTCTGCTGAACGGCACCTCGGGTCACCCCTTCGAGCAGCTCGAGGGAAGGGCCCTGATGTCGGGGGATGCCCTGGGTCTTGGTGATCTGGCCGACCAGCCGCGCCTCGCCCGGCCGGTGGAGGTCGCGCCGGCGCGGAGCTGGGGGTTGGGGATCCTGGCGTTGCAGGGGGGGATGCACGGGGCGCGCCCGAGCGTGGGCTTGCTGATGCCGGTGGTCACGTCGATCACGGGCACGGCCTCGAGCGTGGTGCTCAAGTGGTCGGGGGTTGATGCCACCGCGACGGCGGTGATGGTGCAGCGGTCCAGCGACGGCGTGACGTGGACCAGCTTCGCGGTGAGCAAGGCGGCCGTGGGGTACACGGATACGACCGTGTCGCCCGGCGCGGGGTACTTCTACCGCGTGTTCGTGAAGGGGCCCGCTTCATCGATTGCGTCCAAGGCGATGACGGTGAAGGCAGCCCTCTCGACCCCGGTTGCCAGCGCGTCGGTCTCGGGCAGCACGGCCACCGTCACGTGGAGCGACACCAACCCAAAGACCGTCAGTTACCAGGTGTACCGCTCGAAGGACGGCGTGAACTTCGCGCTCGTGAAGAACGTGGCCGCGGGCGCGGCCAAGAGTTTCAGCGAGTCCATCAGCGCCGGCTCCACGTTCACCTACCGCGTGCGGGCGGTGTACCAGACGAAGGTGTCAGCGGACTCGCCGAAGGTGGTCGCGAAGAACGCGGCCCCCGTGAGCACGGCGACGATCGCATGGCGGTACGGCACTGAACTGGTCATCACCAGTCCAGCGTCGGACACCATCAGCGTGGCCCAGAGTGGCGGGGCCCTGGCGGTCACCATCGGCGGCGTGACCACCACGCTGACCATGCCCAAGAGCCTCTTCATCTATGACCGCGGCGGCACGGACACCATCTCCGTGGCCTCGTCAGTCACCGTTCGCACCACCATCACAGCCCTGAGCGGCGCGGCCACCAAGGTCAGCAGCAGCGGCAACAACGTCAGCGTGTGGCTGGACTCCACGGACACTTTCGCCGGCAGCGGCAACGTCCACTGGGTCTCGAGCTTCGCGGGCGGGGTGAGCAAGGCCGTGGGGGCGTCGCTGGCGAACCCGGCGGATTCCGATGCGGTGTTCAAGGTGTCGGCGTCGCTCTGGGGTGCGGCGCCGACGCCCGACGACATCAACCAGGGCGCGGTGGGCGACTGCTACTTCCTGGCGCCGCTCGCAGGGCTGGCGCTGGAGAACCCGGCGGGGCTGATGGAGACGGCGGTGGACATGGGCGACGGCACGTACGTCGTGCAGATGTACAAGAACGGCGTGCCGCAGTTCATCCGCGTGAACAGCGAGATGCCTAAGGGGCCATGGAGCGGGTACATGTACGCCCACCCGGGCGCGAGTGGGGCGGTGTGGGGCGCGGTGCTGGAGAAGGCGTGGGCCTACGCCCGCACCGGCGCGAACACGTACGCCTCGACGAGCTCGGGATGGATGGAGGAGTCGTTCCGGGCCCTTGGGTTCAAGGCGACCAGCTTCAGCGTGTACACCACCGAATCGGCGTTCTACTCGATGGTGTCGAGCAGCCTGGGCGCCGGGCAAACGGTAACGATCGCGACCGAGACGACCTCCACGCTGCTGGTTGGCGGGCACGCGTACACCGTGGTCGGGGCGTACATGGACGCGGGCAAGTCCTACTACCAGGTGCGCAACCCCTGGGGCGTGGCGGGCACCGACTACGAAGGCAAGACCGGCTACGCGGTGCTCAGCTTCGATCAGGTCAAGAGCGAGTGCTACGCGGGCGTGCGGGTGGCGTGA
- a CDS encoding PIN domain-containing protein → MTSRVAVDTDVFSYMLKQDTRRARFERHLERAEPVLSAMVVAELYRWALIHKWGPRRQQALEDAIRRHIVVPLTPTTSRIWADVFVARNRMGRRIGESDCWIAATAIEFGIPLVTNNERDFANIANLTVLGPHGA, encoded by the coding sequence ATGACCTCGCGCGTTGCGGTGGACACTGACGTGTTCTCCTACATGCTCAAGCAGGACACGCGCCGCGCGCGGTTTGAGCGGCACCTCGAAAGGGCTGAACCGGTCCTTTCCGCCATGGTGGTCGCCGAGCTCTACCGATGGGCGCTCATCCATAAGTGGGGCCCCCGCCGACAGCAAGCGCTCGAGGATGCCATCCGACGCCACATCGTGGTGCCGTTGACGCCAACGACCTCCCGGATCTGGGCAGACGTCTTCGTGGCACGTAACCGGATGGGCCGCCGAATCGGCGAGAGTGATTGCTGGATCGCGGCAACCGCGATTGAGTTCGGAATCCCGCTCGTCACCAATAACGAGCGCGACTTTGCCAACATTGCCAATCTGACGGTGCTCGGGCCCCACGGGGCTTAG
- a CDS encoding type II secretion system protein, which translates to MEPARHNPRRTRRSLRRGLTFIETVCAVALLGIVAATVYATFGTIMGTQDRQQHRLNAMEVANRLILQYLDDARTMPQAGLPVEYGKYRYRWELTEVPVRLVPSRQDIADERASAAPISVDRMQALAVKVWLSEESGGSLQYDTAVPAVALTRLMDPIALRNPDTNILLATDQHKQSEFLERFNRIGRNATNRGRNNASGTTPRSNPTPRAQPTTTPTNTPTKGGNPQPRGSKPLTGGGK; encoded by the coding sequence GTGGAACCCGCACGCCACAACCCCCGCAGGACTCGCCGCTCGCTGCGGCGGGGCCTCACGTTCATCGAGACGGTGTGCGCGGTGGCGCTGCTGGGGATCGTCGCGGCCACCGTGTACGCCACCTTCGGCACCATCATGGGGACGCAGGACCGCCAGCAGCACCGCCTCAACGCGATGGAGGTGGCGAACCGGCTGATCCTCCAGTACCTGGACGACGCCCGCACCATGCCGCAGGCGGGGCTGCCGGTGGAGTACGGGAAGTACCGCTACCGGTGGGAGCTCACCGAGGTCCCCGTGCGGCTGGTGCCCAGCCGCCAGGACATCGCCGACGAGCGGGCAAGCGCGGCGCCGATCAGTGTTGACCGCATGCAGGCGCTGGCCGTGAAGGTGTGGCTGAGCGAGGAGTCGGGCGGGTCGCTGCAGTACGACACGGCGGTGCCGGCGGTGGCGCTCACGCGCCTGATGGACCCGATCGCTCTGCGGAACCCTGACACCAACATCCTGCTCGCCACCGACCAGCACAAGCAGTCCGAGTTCCTGGAGCGGTTCAACCGCATCGGGCGGAACGCGACCAACCGCGGGCGGAACAACGCGTCGGGCACGACGCCGCGTTCGAACCCAACGCCCCGCGCCCAGCCGACCACGACGCCGACGAACACGCCGACGAAAGGGGGCAACCCGCAGCCGCGGGGCAGCAAGCCTCTGACCGGGGGCGGCAAGTGA
- a CDS encoding UvrB/UvrC motif-containing protein yields MKKCDHCDNEATVHEMTVRNGVKIEKHLCEGCAAQQGIAVQPATPINELIKHYVLSHGLTQIPATSAAQGRAHVCPTCKTTFNEFRQHGLLGCPDCYRVFEAQLGPLLERAHDGGIKHAGKLPKRMLGGAAGPAPAAPKPAPRPVVDLDDRAARLRKIRRQLELAVAAEKYEEAAKLRDELKKMSDAGPNQPPKPA; encoded by the coding sequence ATGAAGAAGTGCGATCATTGCGACAACGAGGCGACGGTCCACGAGATGACCGTCCGCAACGGCGTCAAGATCGAGAAGCACCTCTGCGAAGGCTGCGCCGCCCAGCAGGGCATTGCGGTGCAGCCCGCCACCCCCATTAACGAGCTCATCAAGCACTACGTCCTCTCCCACGGCCTCACGCAGATCCCCGCGACCTCCGCCGCTCAGGGGCGCGCCCACGTCTGCCCCACCTGCAAGACCACCTTCAATGAGTTCCGCCAGCATGGGCTGCTGGGCTGCCCCGACTGCTACCGCGTGTTCGAGGCCCAGCTCGGTCCGCTGCTGGAGCGGGCCCACGACGGGGGCATCAAGCACGCGGGCAAGCTGCCCAAGCGGATGCTGGGCGGGGCCGCGGGGCCGGCGCCTGCCGCTCCGAAGCCCGCGCCGCGACCGGTTGTTGACCTCGACGACCGCGCCGCACGCCTGCGGAAGATCCGCCGGCAGCTGGAGCTCGCCGTGGCCGCGGAGAAGTACGAAGAGGCGGCCAAGCTGCGCGATGAGCTCAAGAAGATGAGCGATGCGGGCCCCAACCAGCCACCCAAGCCCGCCTGA
- a CDS encoding protein arginine kinase — protein MTSGPFDPKKPLPAFEATTEWLRGEGDCFDVVLSSRVRLARNIAGAPFAAKASRKDRLATLEACRNQILRANIAERMIWVDLHEAPVLDRSMLVERHLISKQHSKGKAGTGTPGEDPRAVAISIPEERLSIMVNEEDHLRIQGIRSGLALSAAWRDVDQVDDKLEAGLDYAFSPRFGYLTACPTNVGTGLRMSVMLHLPGLRLTGDIDKVKRAADGMNLAVRGFYGEGSDAVGDLYQLSNQTTLGRTEATILHDLESQIIPRVVEYERESRRDLVSKRRTVLEDQVWRAWGLLTSARLLTTEEAMQALSLARLGSLLGILPQAEQKLINQLMLLVQPAHLQRVVGKELDQEQRRLARAMLVRGRLDPRTV, from the coding sequence ATGACCTCCGGCCCCTTCGATCCCAAGAAGCCGCTGCCCGCCTTTGAAGCGACCACCGAATGGCTGCGCGGCGAGGGCGACTGCTTCGACGTCGTCCTCTCTTCCCGCGTGCGCCTGGCCCGCAACATCGCCGGCGCCCCCTTCGCCGCCAAGGCCAGCCGCAAGGACCGCCTCGCCACCCTCGAAGCCTGCCGCAACCAGATCCTGCGGGCGAACATTGCCGAGCGGATGATCTGGGTCGACCTGCACGAGGCCCCGGTGCTGGACCGCTCAATGCTCGTCGAGCGGCACCTGATCAGCAAGCAGCACAGCAAGGGCAAGGCCGGCACCGGCACGCCCGGCGAGGACCCGCGGGCGGTGGCGATCTCCATCCCCGAAGAGCGCCTCTCGATCATGGTGAACGAAGAGGACCACCTGCGCATCCAGGGGATCCGCAGCGGGCTGGCCCTCTCGGCCGCGTGGCGCGACGTCGATCAGGTGGACGACAAGCTGGAGGCGGGGCTCGATTACGCCTTCTCGCCGCGCTTCGGCTATCTCACGGCCTGCCCGACCAACGTGGGCACGGGCCTGCGGATGAGCGTGATGCTGCACCTGCCCGGGCTGCGGCTGACCGGCGACATTGACAAGGTGAAGCGTGCCGCCGACGGCATGAACCTCGCCGTGCGAGGCTTCTACGGCGAGGGCTCCGACGCCGTGGGCGATCTGTACCAGCTCTCGAATCAGACGACGCTGGGGCGCACCGAGGCGACCATACTGCACGACCTGGAGAGCCAGATCATCCCGCGGGTGGTGGAGTACGAGCGCGAGTCCCGTCGCGACCTGGTCAGCAAGCGCCGCACGGTGCTGGAGGACCAGGTGTGGCGGGCGTGGGGCCTGCTCACCAGCGCCCGCCTGCTGACCACGGAGGAGGCGATGCAGGCCCTGAGCCTTGCACGCCTCGGCTCATTGCTGGGCATCCTGCCGCAGGCGGAGCAGAAGCTAATCAACCAGTTGATGCTGCTCGTGCAGCCCGCGCACCTGCAGCGGGTCGTGGGCAAGGAGCTCGACCAGGAGCAGCGGCGGCTGGCAAGAGCGATGCTGGTCCGTGGGCGGCTTGACCCGCGCACGGTCTGA
- a CDS encoding YetF domain-containing protein: MDAVIRVVAIYVFLMLVFRLSGKRTLGEATPFDLLLLLVISETTQQAMVDDDHSMTHAFLLILTFVVLNLGMSLLKQKSQKAERVLDGVPVILVDNGRFLKERGDKERVDEEDILEAARQTHGLQRMDQVKYAVLERDGKIAIVPKEGAGG; this comes from the coding sequence ATGGACGCCGTCATCCGTGTGGTCGCGATATACGTGTTCCTGATGCTGGTTTTCCGCCTGTCGGGCAAGCGGACGCTCGGGGAAGCGACCCCCTTCGACCTGCTGCTGCTGCTGGTGATCAGCGAAACGACCCAGCAGGCAATGGTGGACGACGACCACTCGATGACCCACGCCTTCCTGCTGATCCTCACGTTCGTGGTGCTCAACCTGGGTATGTCGCTGCTCAAGCAGAAAAGCCAGAAGGCCGAGCGCGTCCTCGACGGCGTGCCGGTGATCCTCGTGGACAACGGGCGCTTCCTCAAGGAGCGGGGCGACAAGGAACGCGTGGACGAGGAGGACATCCTCGAGGCCGCCCGTCAGACGCACGGCCTCCAGCGGATGGACCAGGTGAAGTACGCGGTCCTCGAGCGCGACGGCAAGATCGCGATCGTGCCCAAGGAGGGCGCAGGCGGGTGA
- the rpmB gene encoding 50S ribosomal protein L28, whose amino-acid sequence MPNVCALTGKKTSRGMKRAWRGQAVSKGGFGLKPTGITRRTFKPNLQTLTALIDGVPQRVKVSTKAIRTGLVVKPLKRKYGYTRQQKAAAGH is encoded by the coding sequence ATGCCCAACGTTTGCGCCCTGACTGGTAAGAAGACCTCCCGCGGCATGAAGCGCGCCTGGCGCGGCCAGGCCGTGTCCAAGGGCGGCTTCGGCCTCAAGCCCACGGGCATCACCCGCCGCACGTTCAAGCCGAACCTGCAGACCCTGACCGCGCTGATCGACGGCGTCCCCCAGCGCGTGAAGGTCTCCACCAAGGCCATCCGCACGGGCCTGGTGGTGAAGCCCCTCAAGCGCAAGTACGGCTACACCCGCCAGCAGAAGGCCGCGGCCGGGCACTGA
- a CDS encoding type II secretion system F family protein: MTGVSRASPPSQYLYLAAKPDGGRTLGLRKARSQRHLSEDLRRQRLVALKTWTVPAWAGRGEDKVKLKDQAELHLQLAQLLTRAVPLVEALEVTATAVAPKTRPRVEKMREMVAAGSSFSDAAEAVGVFDRVTIAVYRSAERTGDLAGAAKQLAHTTRRQLAITGKVGTLMIYPIIVLSLSVLVSGFMLMVIVPRIGAALASSGTEVPWITQKMVWLGTTLGANFAWVALVLALLTVVVFGLRAHIFRGAMRFARVAPVLKDVVLTQESARFFTVMAAMTRSGVTLADALGVATTAIGHPRLRQQLTLLRTRLIEGGVLRVLIDSVDALPLATRRLLIAAERSGDLESAFDTLAEDMAVELDRKSTRALAALEPVLIIFMFLIIGSMVLVIMIPLIKSAAAAGG, encoded by the coding sequence ATGACAGGCGTGAGCAGGGCCTCTCCCCCATCCCAGTACCTCTACCTCGCGGCCAAGCCCGACGGGGGCCGCACGCTCGGGCTGCGCAAGGCCCGCAGCCAGCGTCACCTCTCCGAGGACCTCCGCCGGCAGCGGCTGGTCGCCCTCAAGACGTGGACGGTGCCGGCGTGGGCGGGGCGGGGGGAAGACAAGGTCAAGCTGAAGGATCAGGCGGAGCTGCACCTGCAGCTCGCGCAGCTCTTGACGCGGGCCGTGCCGCTGGTGGAGGCCCTGGAAGTCACGGCCACGGCGGTGGCGCCCAAGACGCGCCCACGCGTGGAGAAGATGCGCGAGATGGTGGCGGCGGGCTCGAGCTTCTCCGATGCCGCGGAGGCCGTGGGTGTGTTCGACCGCGTGACGATCGCGGTGTACCGCTCGGCGGAGCGGACGGGCGATCTTGCGGGCGCGGCCAAGCAGCTGGCGCACACGACGCGCCGGCAGCTGGCGATCACCGGCAAGGTCGGCACATTGATGATCTACCCGATCATCGTGCTGTCGCTCAGCGTGCTGGTGTCGGGGTTCATGCTGATGGTGATCGTGCCGCGCATCGGCGCGGCCCTGGCGTCCTCGGGCACGGAGGTGCCGTGGATCACGCAGAAGATGGTGTGGCTGGGGACCACGCTGGGGGCGAACTTCGCGTGGGTGGCGCTGGTGCTGGCGCTGCTGACTGTGGTGGTGTTCGGGCTGCGCGCTCACATCTTCCGCGGCGCGATGCGGTTTGCCCGCGTGGCGCCGGTGCTGAAGGACGTGGTGCTGACGCAGGAGTCGGCCCGGTTCTTCACGGTCATGGCCGCGATGACCCGCTCGGGCGTGACGCTCGCGGATGCGCTGGGCGTGGCCACCACGGCGATCGGTCACCCGCGCCTGCGGCAGCAGCTGACCCTGCTGCGGACGCGCCTGATCGAGGGCGGCGTGCTGCGCGTGCTGATCGATTCGGTGGACGCCCTGCCGCTGGCGACGCGTCGGCTGCTGATCGCGGCGGAGCGCTCGGGCGACCTCGAGTCGGCGTTCGACACGCTGGCCGAGGACATGGCCGTGGAGCTGGACCGCAAGAGCACGCGGGCGCTGGCGGCCCTGGAGCCGGTGCTGATCATCTTTATGTTCCTCATCATCGGCAGCATGGTGCTGGTGATCATGATCCCGCTGATCAAGTCCGCCGCGGCCGCGGGCGGCTGA